AAGCCTGTCTTCGGCAGGCGCCGCTTTTCAAACGTTGTTCCGAAATCCCTTGGCCTCGCCGGCGCTTCTGGGGGTTTCCGCCGGCGCCGGTTTCGGCGCGGCGCTGGCGATGCTGCGGTCCGCCGGAGGATTGATGGTGCAAGGCGCCGCCTTCGCCGGCGGCATCCTCGCCGTCGGCACGGCGGTGTTCATCGCCGGACGGCTTGGCCGCGGCTCCGTCCTGGTGCTAGTGCTTTCGGGCCTTGTCATCTCGGCGCTCTTTCAGGCGCTGACTTCGGCCTTGAAGTATATCGCCGATCCGCTCGATACGCTGCCCGCGATTGTCTTCTGGCTGCTGGGCGGGCTAGGGCAGGTGTCTTTATCCGATCTGACGTATGCGTCGCCGTTTGCGTTGGCGGGCATTGCCGTGCTCTTTCTGCTGCGCTGGCCGACGCAGGTGCTGGAAGCCGGGGACGACGAAGCGAAAGCGCTGGGCATCGAGGTGGAGCCCTTGCGGCTGGTGTTGATTGCGGCGGCGACGCTGACGACGGCCGCTGCCATTAGCATCGCCGGCACCGTCGGCTGGGTAGGACTGCTCGTGCCGCACCTTTCCCGTCTCCTGGTGGGGCCGGCCTACATGCGGTTGCTGCCGGCCTCGGCCTTGCTCGGCGCCGGTTATCTGCTGCTGGTGGACGATTTCTGCCGTAGCGCTTTCGCCACGGAGCTGCCGCTCGGCATTGCGACCGCCGTATTGGGAGCGCCCATGTTCGTTGCCGTGTTGATGCGGGCGAGGCGGCAATGGTCTTGAAAGTGGAAGGTCTGGTCTACCGATACGCTTTGTCGCATCCTCCCGTGCTGGACGCGATCGACCTGACCTTGGCCAAAGGCGAAATGCTCTGTCTGCTCGGTCCGAACGGCACCGGAAAAACTACCTTGCTGCGCTGTCTGATCGGCGCGGTCCGTGCCGAACGCGGCACCATCAGTATCGACGGCAAGACCTCGGCGACGGCACGGCAACGGGCGCGAAAAATGGCTTACGTGCCGCAGGCCGGCGGAGAAAGCGCGCTGTCGCTCCTGGATACGGTGCTGATGGGGCGCACGCCCCATTTGCGGCCCTTGGCGTCACCTTCCCGGCGAGACCATGACATGGCATGCAGGGCATTGTCCAGAGTCGGCATCGAACACCTTGCCAGGCGCAGCTTCAACCAGGTCAGCGGCGGCGAACGCCAGTTGGCGCTGATTGCGAGGGCGCTGGTCCAGGAACCCGGCATCTTTCTGATGGACGAGCCGACCGCCAGCCTCGACCTCGGCAATCAGGTCCGCGTGCTCCGGACCATCCGCAGCCTGGCCGCCGACGGGCTGTCCGTCCTGTTCACCTCGCATCAACCCGAACATGCGTTGCTGCTGGGGGCCCGCGTGGCTGTCCTTCGGGACGGCCGCATCGCGAAATTCGGCACGGCGGGCGAGGTGTTGAGCGCCGACATGTTGTCCGATCTTTACCGCACCCCGATCGACATCGTCGCGATGCACGGCGTGCCCGCAGCCTGCGTGCCGAGGATTTGAAATGAAGAACGTTTTGATGGGCAGCTTCCGTTTCGTTTACCTTTCGCTCCTGCTCTGGGCGCCGGCAGCGTTATCCGCGCCGGCTCAGCGAGTGCTGCTCGACATGGCGTCCGCGCCGGTAACGGTCCCGCAGCCTGTCGAGCGGGTCGTGACGGTGGGCGCGGTGCCGGTGCTCAATAGCTTGATCTTTGCGGTAGGCGAAGGACGCAGCATCGCCAATGGCTTGCCGGCATTCGCGAAGCATTCGCGTTGGGGTTACCAGACGGTCTTTGCGCCGCAAATCGCGAAACTTCCCTCCCTGCAAAACCCCGACAATACCCCGGACCTCGAAGCCCTGCTGCAAACGGCCCCCGACGCGGTGCTGACAATGGACAGAGCCGGTGCGGAAAGAATGCGCCGCGCCGGCCTCCCGGCCCTTTATCTCGCCTGGACCCGGCCGGAACAAGTGAAAGCCGCAGTGCGTTTGCTGGGGCAACTGTATGCCCGTCCGGACGCCGCCGACCGTTACGTCGAGCGCTTCGATCATATACTGGCCACTGTCGCCGCGCGGCTGCAACGGAGCAAGCCGGTGCGGCCGCGCGTGCTGTATTTCAATCCGGCGACACTGACCCAGCCGCACCTGGTGGTCGAATGGTGGATTCGCGCCGCCGGCGGCGAAAGCGTCACGGACGACGGTCGCAGCATTGAAGCGCGCAGCTTCACGATGGAGCAACTGCTGGCCTGGGATCCGGACTTTCTGATCGTCGTCAGCCGCGAGGATGCGGAAATGCTGGTGCGCGAGCCTCGCTTCGCCGGTCTTTCGGCCGTACGCAACCGGCATCTGCTGGTCGCGCCGTGCGCCGCGCACACCTGGGCGAATCGTACCGCGGAACAGCCGCTCACGGTGCTTTGGGCCGCCAGCCAATTCCATCCGTCGCTGTTCGACGATATCGATCTCGCGGCGGAGACGGCACGCTTTTATCGGGATATTTTCGGCGTCGAGCTTTCCCCGGAGCAGATCGGGGAGATTCTCGCCGGCGGCCCGGCAGCTAATAGTGTTCGGCACAAATAAAAGCTCCTCGTGTGTAGGAGCGGCTTTAGCCGCATTGAGGTGCCCATCGCGGCTAAGCCGCGACTGGCCGATATTAACTTCCTGGTATGCCGGTAGACCTGCCAGGTTTTTAAAACCTGGCAGGTCTTTGGTCGGGAAATTATTTGGAGCCAAATCCTTAGCACTTGTCGATCCAACCCAGGGAGTCCGCAATGACAAAAATATCCACCCACAAACACACACAAAACCAACAACCTATCGACCGGCAAGGGATGGTGTTCGGTCTTTCCGGCTCCGCCGCAGGCTTTGAATCGAGCGCTCCGGCGCAATGGCCCGCGTTGGCCAAACGGGCCGAGCGCCAGGGTTTTCATTCCCTGTGGCTCAACGAAGAACATTTTCAAACGCGGCAGAAGCGAGGCGGCCGCCACGTCCTGTCTCCCCTGGTCGTGGCCGCGGCGATGGCTGCGCGTACGCGCACCATCCGACTGGGATTCTCGCTGCTGCTGTTGCCGCTGCACCAGCCGATCAGGCTCGCCGAAGAACTGGCCAGCCTGGACTGTTTGTCGCGTGGGCGAGTAGACTTCGGCGTTTCCCGCGGCGGCAGCGAACGTTATCTCCAGGCGTTCGGCGTCGACAATCCGGCGGCCAGGGAACAATTTCCCCGTGCGCTGCAACAGGTGCTGGACTGCTGGGCCGATCGGCCTTTGCAGATGGACGGGGCGGCGATCGACGTACAGCCCAAGCCCGTGCAGAAACCGCATCCCCCGATCTATATCGGCACCTACAGCGAGGATTTGGCGCGCTGGGCGGGTGCCGCCGGCCATCGCCTGATCATTCACGGCATCCAGTCGGCTGCCCATGCGCGCGACAATCTGCGCTGGTTCGTCGAAGCCGGCGGAGACCCGGCCACGGTGCCGTTCGGACGTTTCACCTATGTCGCCGAATCGGACGCGGCCGCCGAACGCGAGCTGTTGCCGGTATTGCCGGAGCTGCTGGCGAAATTACGGAATGTAGGCCAATCGCAGCGGGCAAAGGGAGTGATCGACATGGCCAATCTCGAACCCAGGCTTTTCATCAAACATATGGTGGTGGTCGGCTCGCCCGCCACCTGCCGCGAGCGCATCGGGGAGTTGCGGGAGAGTCTCGGCATTCGCCATTTCAACCTGCTGCCGGCCTTTTTCGGCTGTCTGCCGCCGGCCGGCCTCCAACGTTCGCTGAATCTGTTTGCGGAAGAGGTCATGCCTTCGTTGTGCGGCCGGCCGCCCGAAACCGTTGACGCGGCCGGGAGCGGTCGCCGGATATAACGGCTGCCGATTCCGATAGTATCTGATCATCCAGACAGGTTCATTCGCTGATCGAACCGGCGTCGCGGACGTATTCCGGCCATTCGATGCGTCCGCACCCGGTCAGCATGCCGCCTTGATTTTCGAACTAAAAGCAGCCGCCGACGCCGGGTTCCGGATCCGTCATGGCCGTTTTCTCGCCGGCCTCGCCGAACGCCTCGCTTAGCCAGTGGTTCCAAAAACGTGCGGCTGCCGCCGCGAGCGCAGGCGCATGGCGCAAGCTTTGCGCCCGTAATTGCGGTATGCCGATCCGTTGCTGGCCGAGTTCGCAGGCATGCGCCACGAACCAGCGTTCCATACCTGCCGCAGTGACCTCCAAATGAAACTGTAAGGCGAGGGCATGGCGGCCGACCGCGAAGGCTTGATTCGGATAGGCCGCGGTCGCGGCGAGATGGCGGCAGCCCGGCGGCAAATCGAAGGTGTCCCCATGCCAGTGCAAGACCGGCAAGCGCGCGGCGGCCATTTCGGCCAACGCCGGATACTGCGCCGCCTCCTTGCCGGGCAACAGCGGCGCCCAGCCGATTTCCTTGCCTTGCGTTCCCGGATAGACGTCGGCGCCCAGCGCTTTCGCGATCAGTTGTGCGCCCAGGCAGATGCCGAGCGTCGGCCGTTGGGCGGCAAGCCGCGCGCGTATCAAGGCGATTTCATCATCGATGAAAGGATAGGCGTCGGCTTCGTAAACGCTGATCGGGCCGCCCAGGATCACCAGCAGATCGGGCCGCAAGGGATCGATGCCTTTCAGGTCGGCGACCGCGGCGTCGACCGTCTCGATCGTAAAGCCGAAACGCCGCAGCGCCGTTTCCAGCGTCCCCAGATCTTCACAGGCGATATGGCTAATCGCCAAGACGGTTCGTGTCATATGTTTTTACTCCGCTGTGCGCCATTTGAGAGCGTATCGTAAGGCCATCGAGTTATTTTGGTGCGCGAATCGCAACGTCCTGCACGTAATTGGCTGATTTATAAGCATTTTATTATGGCTCGATTATTGCTTGATAATCTTCGATATATTTCAAAGTATAACGTAATCCACAGCGGAACGCCCCTTTTTATGACGACAAGCCAGATCAAAAGCGTTTGCCCTTATTGCGGCGTAGGCTGTGGTATCGTGATGGACGTCCGGGACGGCAAAGTGGTCAAAGTGGCCGGCGACAAGCGGCATCCGAGCAATTTCGGCCGGCTTTGCACCAAAGGCAATACCTGTATTCAGGCCATCGCAGAATCTGGCCGTCTGGAGCATGCCTACCTGCGCGACGAACGCCGGCAGGAACCGGCCCGCGTCGCGGTCGATCACGCGATTCGCGAAACCGCGCGCCGCCTGCGCGCGATCCTCGACGCGCACGGGCCGGACGCGCTGTCGTTCTACGTGTCCGGCCAGATGTCGCTGGAAGCGCAATACCTCGCCAACAAGCTGGCCAAGGGTTTCGTCGGCACCAACAATATCGAATCGAACTCGCGTCTGTGCATGGCCAGCGCCGGCAGCGGCTACAAACTGTCGCTGGGCGCGGACGGGCCGCCGGGCTCCTACCAGGATTTCGACCGCGCCGACCTGTTCTTCGTGATCGGCGCGAACATGGCCGACTGTCATCCGATCCTGTTCCTCAGGCTGATGGACCGGGTCAAGGCCGGCGCCAAACTGATTGTGGTCGATCCGCGCCGCAACGCGACCGCCGACAAGGCCGGCTTGTTCTTGCAGATCAAACCCGGCACCGACCTGGCGCTGCTGAACGGCTTGTTGCATCTGCTCGTCAAAAACGGCCGGGCCGACGCGGATTTCATCGCCCGCTTTACCGAAGGCTGGGAGGCGATGCCGGCTTTTCTGGAAGACTATCCGCCCGCGAAGGTCGCGGAGATTACCGGCCTGGATGAAGCCGACATCCGCAAGGCCGCCGAATGGATCGGCGCCGCGGGCGAATGGATGAGCTGCTGGACGATGGGACTCAATCAAAGCACGCACGGCACCTGGCACACCAACGCGATCTGCAACCTGCATCTGGCGACCGGGGCGATCTGCCGGCCCGGCAGCGGGCCGTTTTCGCTGACCGGGCAACCCAATGCGATGGGTGGGCGCGAGATGGGCTACATGGGGCCGGGCCTGCCGGGCCAGCGTTCGGCGCTGGTCGAAAAGGACCGTGTGTTCGTCGAAGGCTTGTGGGGTATCCCTTCCGGCACGCTGCGCAGTGATCCGGGTGACGGCACCGTGGCGATGTTCGAGGCGATGCGGGAAGGCCGCATCAAGGCGTGCTGGATCATCTGCACGAATCCGGTCGCCACGGTGCCGAACCGCGACAACGTGATTGCCGGCCTGCGCGCGGCCGAGCTGGTGATCACTCAGGACGCCTTTCTCGACACCGAAACCAACCGCTATGCGGACATCCTGCTGCCCGGCGCGTTGTGGGCCGAGGCCGAAGGCGTGATGATCAATTCCGAGCGCAACATGACGCTGATGCGAAAGGCCGTCGAGCCGCCCGGCGAGGCGCTGCCCGATTGGCAAATCATTGCCCGCGTCGCGAGCGAGATGGGCTATGCGGAAGCCTTCGCTTACGCCTCCGCAGCCGAGGTGTTCGAGGAAATCAAGCGCGCCTGGAATCCGAAAACCGGCTACGACATCCGCGGCGCCAGTTACGAACGCTTGCGCGAAACGCCGCTGCAATGGCCTTGCCCGCCGGACGACGCGGCCGACCGGCATCCGATCCGCTATCTGAACGACGGCGTCAGCCAGACGCTCAAAACGCACCCGGACGGCGGTACGCCCAAGTTCGTCTTTCCGACCGAAAGCGGCAAGGGCGTATTTTTGCCGCGCCCGTATATGGCGCCGGCGGAACTGCCGAACCGCGATTTTCCGTTCGTGCTGAATACCGGCCGTTTGCAGCACCAATGGCATACCCTGACCAAGACCGGCAAAATTCCGACGCTGAA
The genomic region above belongs to Methylomicrobium agile and contains:
- a CDS encoding ABC transporter ATP-binding protein codes for the protein MVLKVEGLVYRYALSHPPVLDAIDLTLAKGEMLCLLGPNGTGKTTLLRCLIGAVRAERGTISIDGKTSATARQRARKMAYVPQAGGESALSLLDTVLMGRTPHLRPLASPSRRDHDMACRALSRVGIEHLARRSFNQVSGGERQLALIARALVQEPGIFLMDEPTASLDLGNQVRVLRTIRSLAADGLSVLFTSHQPEHALLLGARVAVLRDGRIAKFGTAGEVLSADMLSDLYRTPIDIVAMHGVPAACVPRI
- a CDS encoding FecCD family ABC transporter permease, producing MSAPNTGASEKRKAHEDIAPPSDRRDRSWPIAAMALGVLIMAVFSMGMGHYPLPSAAILDVLGAALTGRDSVQGAAVDNVVLAVRLPRVLAAMLVGASLSSAGAAFQTLFRNPLASPALLGVSAGAGFGAALAMLRSAGGLMVQGAAFAGGILAVGTAVFIAGRLGRGSVLVLVLSGLVISALFQALTSALKYIADPLDTLPAIVFWLLGGLGQVSLSDLTYASPFALAGIAVLFLLRWPTQVLEAGDDEAKALGIEVEPLRLVLIAAATLTTAAAISIAGTVGWVGLLVPHLSRLLVGPAYMRLLPASALLGAGYLLLVDDFCRSAFATELPLGIATAVLGAPMFVAVLMRARRQWS
- a CDS encoding LLM class flavin-dependent oxidoreductase, with the translated sequence MTKISTHKHTQNQQPIDRQGMVFGLSGSAAGFESSAPAQWPALAKRAERQGFHSLWLNEEHFQTRQKRGGRHVLSPLVVAAAMAARTRTIRLGFSLLLLPLHQPIRLAEELASLDCLSRGRVDFGVSRGGSERYLQAFGVDNPAAREQFPRALQQVLDCWADRPLQMDGAAIDVQPKPVQKPHPPIYIGTYSEDLARWAGAAGHRLIIHGIQSAAHARDNLRWFVEAGGDPATVPFGRFTYVAESDAAAERELLPVLPELLAKLRNVGQSQRAKGVIDMANLEPRLFIKHMVVVGSPATCRERIGELRESLGIRHFNLLPAFFGCLPPAGLQRSLNLFAEEVMPSLCGRPPETVDAAGSGRRI
- a CDS encoding glutamine amidotransferase, yielding MTRTVLAISHIACEDLGTLETALRRFGFTIETVDAAVADLKGIDPLRPDLLVILGGPISVYEADAYPFIDDEIALIRARLAAQRPTLGICLGAQLIAKALGADVYPGTQGKEIGWAPLLPGKEAAQYPALAEMAAARLPVLHWHGDTFDLPPGCRHLAATAAYPNQAFAVGRHALALQFHLEVTAAGMERWFVAHACELGQQRIGIPQLRAQSLRHAPALAAAAARFWNHWLSEAFGEAGEKTAMTDPEPGVGGCF
- a CDS encoding ABC transporter substrate-binding protein; protein product: MKNVLMGSFRFVYLSLLLWAPAALSAPAQRVLLDMASAPVTVPQPVERVVTVGAVPVLNSLIFAVGEGRSIANGLPAFAKHSRWGYQTVFAPQIAKLPSLQNPDNTPDLEALLQTAPDAVLTMDRAGAERMRRAGLPALYLAWTRPEQVKAAVRLLGQLYARPDAADRYVERFDHILATVAARLQRSKPVRPRVLYFNPATLTQPHLVVEWWIRAAGGESVTDDGRSIEARSFTMEQLLAWDPDFLIVVSREDAEMLVREPRFAGLSAVRNRHLLVAPCAAHTWANRTAEQPLTVLWAASQFHPSLFDDIDLAAETARFYRDIFGVELSPEQIGEILAGGPAANSVRHK